The sequence below is a genomic window from Desulfobacterales bacterium.
TTAATCAGACGACCACTGTGGGAAGCTACCCAAGAGGCAAAACAAAAATTGATCTGTTTGACCTGGGAGGCAATGTCTGGGAGTGGTGCTTTGACTGGTATGGTGAGGACTATTATAAAAAAAGCGAGAAACAAGACCCTGTCAATCT
It includes:
- a CDS encoding SUMF1/EgtB/PvdO family nonheme iron enzyme, producing NQTTTVGSYPRGKTKIDLFDLGGNVWEWCFDWYGEDYYKKSEKQDPVNLKETDFRSLRGGSWNDDRDCARCAFRIRVNPDLRSLISFGFRCVRTLK